AAAAATCGGGACCATAATCTTCGCTCCTGTATTTGTAACAGCAGGCTTAAGCACCCGTCCGGAAGCTGTATCCCCACGGACCCCTGGGGCTGTCTCTGTGATGGAAAGTTCCATAAAGATCGGAGGTTCTACGGAAATAACCTCACCGTTATATAAAATTAAAGTATAGATTGTATCCTCTAGCAGCCAATTTTTGACGTTTTCCAATTTGTCCCAAAAGATGGTTTCCTGCTCGAAAGATTCATCATCCATGAAGGTTGCCCCTTCCTGATCCGTATAAAGAAGACGCATGCTCGTTTCCCGAACATCTGCAGTTTCTATAGATTCCCCAGATTTAAATGTTCTTTCAATCACACGTCCTGTCAGGAAGTTTTTCACTTTAATTCTATTAAATGCTTGTCCTTTCCCTGGCTTTACAAACTCATTTTGTAAAATAAGATAGGGTTGACCATCGATTTCTACTCTTAATCCTACACGGAATTCACTAGTGCTTACACGGACCATAAAGTTCTTTATTTCCTAAGTTTTTCCTAAGAATGTTATCTCTGTGTTTCTCCTTTGTCCAGAAGAATGTCTCCTATCGAGATTTGGGAATTCTAATCTTTTCTTGAGTTATGCTATAGAATACCTTTATAGGTTTTCATCATTTTCAAGGAGAAATAGTGACACAAAGTTCTATTAGCGAAATGCAAATCGCTCAAGAAACTCTCGAGCGCTACTCAGGATCTGAGGTTTCTGCTTTCTGCCAGTACTTGCTGCTAACAAATTTTTCCTACTACATCCAAACCTTCGCAGAAATCCACCAAGTCCCCATTTCAGAAGGCTCGATGTTTTCTGCTGCCCATGCTCCTCAAGTAAATACCTCTATTCTTAACTTTAAATTAGGCTCTCCAGGAGCTGCACTTACTGTTGATCTCTGCTCTTTCCTCCCAGAAGTCAAGGCTGCCCTTATGTTAGGAATGTGTGGAGGGTTACGTTCCCATTATCAAGTTGGGGATTACTTTGTTCCTATTGCTAGCATTCGAGGGGAAGGGACATCAGATGCATACTTTGCTCCAGAAGTTCCCGCTCTAGCCAACTTCATGGTGCAAAGGACAACCACAGAAGTTCTCGAAAGAAATAAAGCAAATTTTCATATTGGGATTTCCCACACGACAAACATCCGCTTTTGGGAATTTAACAAAGAATTTCGAAAAAAGCTGTATGAAGCAAAAGTCCAATCTGCAGAAATGGAGTGTGCGACGCTTTTCTCTGCAGGCTATCGCAGAAACCTCCCAATTGGAGCGCTTTTACTGATTTCAGACCTTCCTTTAAGGAAAGAGGGGATAAAAACGAAAGCCAGCAGCAATTTTGTTTTGAAAACCTATACTAAGGACCACATCCTTACTGGGCTTCAGGTGATTGCAGAACTCGAAAAGGCTCCTAAAAATCGCTCTAAACACCATAGAGACCTCCCCCATATGGAGCTAGGAGAGGCAGATGACACCATGGCGAAAGGCTCTGCAACTTCTGATGCAGATTATTGAGAAAGGATTCTTTGTAAGATCAATTCTGTGGTAAACCCACATGCTTCAGCAGCATCCTCTGGAGCAGCAGAAACCCCAAATTGATCCATAGCAATGGCAATCCCAGAAGAGCCAATATACTTATACCAGCCTAACGCAGAACCAGCTTCTATAGACACCCGGATGCCTAAGTCTCCCCCGAGGATTTTTTCCTTATACGCGGCATCTTGTTCTTCAAAGATCTCCCAACAAGGGAAAGAAATCACACGCACATGCTTATCTAAAAGCTCTAACTCCTTCATTACAGAAAGTGCTAAAGAAACTTCAGATCCTGTTGCAAACAAGGTATAATCAGGTGTTCCCTCTGTATCTTTTAAAATATATGCTCCTCTCCCTACGCCCTCTTTAAAATGACGATCTGTATAGGACAACGTCGGGAGATTCTGACGCGACAACACAATCGCTGTTGGCCCCTGAAACCGCAATGCTGCTTGCCAAGCTCCTTTAACTTCATTAGCATCTGCAGGACGAATTACCTGCAGTCCAGGGATGGCTCGTAAAGACATTAGCTGTTCGATGGGCTGATGTGTGGGTCCATCCTCACCTAAGAAAATAGAATCATGAGTGAGATGATAGATCACAGGGAGTTTCGACAATGCTGCTAAACGAATTGCATTACGCATATAATCAGAAAAAACAAGGAAGGTACCGCCAAAAGGAGTGAAAACTTTATGATAGGCAAAGCCATTCATAATTGCTCCCATTCCAAACTCGCGCACACCATATTTAATATTTCTTCCTGTGAAATCATGACTTTGAATCACTCCAGCATCCCGGATCCAAGTGCCATCAGAACTAGACAGATCTGCTGATCCACCGATTATATAGGGTAAATATTGAGCTAAAAATTGAATAATTTTGTTGGAAGCTGCCCTTCCAGAAATGTATTCTGGCATGCTTATGCTTCGCAATAAATCTTCTATATCACTAGAGGACTTATGAGTTGTTAACGCAAGAAAATCCTCATGTAATTGAGGAAACTGCTTAGACCAGACACGAAAATCATCTAGCCATTTTTCCTGGGCTTTTTTCTCTTCATGACCTTTTTGAGAAAAAAAGGCCTTTACTGCAGGAGGAACATAAAACTTCTCTTCGGAGAGGCACCAAAACTGTTTTGTTTGTGCCACACCTTCAGCACCTAAAGGAGAGCCATGAGCCGCGGAACTCCCTTCTTTTGGAGAGCCGTGTCCTATAATTGTGTGGGCAATGATCAATACAGGGCGCTCTTGATTGCATTGAATTTCTGAAAAGACCTCATGCATTTGGGGAAAGTCATACCCATCGATTTCTTTCACTTCCCAGTTGTATGCTTCAAAACGCTTTCTTGTATCTTCAACACTAACTTCTCGTAAATTGCCATCTAAAACGACATCATTATAATCATAGATTACCACAAGGTTATCCAAGCATAAAGAGCCGGCCAAACTACAAGCCTCATGGCTCACGCCCTCCATCATGCAGCCATCCCCAGCTAAACAGTACACCTTACTATTAAAAATTTCATGCTCAGGACGATTAAACCTAGCGGCCAACATTTTTCCCGCTAAAGCCATGCCCACAGCATTTCCCACTCCCTGACCTAAAGGGCCTGTTGTCGCTTCAACGCCTTCTGTTTCACGATATTCTGGATGGCCAGGAGTTCGAGAATGCAACTGTCGAAACTGTTGTATCTCCTCTAAAGAAACATTAAACCCTGAAAGATGCAAACATGCATACAACATTGCGGAACCATGTCCAGCAGAAAGAACAAAGCGGTCCCTATTTATCCATTGAGGATCTCGAGGATTGTGTCTCAAAACATAGCTATACAAATATGCTGCGAGCTCAGCACATCCTAATGGCAACCCTGGATGACCAGAAGCAGCTTTCTGAATCGCTTCTATACTGAGCTGCTTAATGGCTCCTGCAATTTTTTCTAAAAGTTCTAAGTTACACTCTTTAGCGAACATGCCCTTAGCCTTACATCTACGTAATAAAGATTGGCGATCATATGGTATCCTCAACCAAAAAGCAAGCAACTCTTATCTCAGAAAATCTAGAATATCCCCAAGAGAAAGGAGGGTGTCCTTCATACTGAAACAAATTAGGAATAGAGACGAAAAAAAAGCGTTGTCCTATAATACATAGTCATCAAAAAATCTATTACACCTGCTGACTTTTCTCATGCTAAGCAATCTTCTTCGTTCCAAGTTTTTGAATTTTTATGCAAACCGGCACCATAAGATCATCCCTTCCTCTCCGGTGTTCCCTCACCAAGACCCTTCGATTCTCTTTACCAATGCCGGCATGAATCAATTCAAAAATATTTTTCTTAACAAGGAAACGGTGAGTTATTCTCGAGCAACGACTTCACAAAAATGTATCCGTGCTGGAGGAAAGCATAATGATTTAGAAAATGTAGGTCATACTTCTCGGCATTTGACCTTCTTTGAAATGTTAGGGAACTTTTCCTTTGGGGACTATTTCAAAGCAGATGCGACTACCTTTGCATGGGAAGCCTCTCTTTCTGTTTTTAACTTTGCTCCTGAGTTTATTTATGCCACAGTACATGAAAAAGATGATGAAGCTTTTGCCCTTTGGGAGCGTTACCTCCCCACAGAACGCATTTTTCGGCTAACGGACAAGGATAACTTTTGGAGCATGGCAGATACTGGTCCTTGTGGGTACTGCTCCGAACTTCTTTTTGATCGGGGGCCTAAGTTTGGCTCTGCTAGTTCTCCTCTTGAGGACATAGAAGGAGAACGTTTTCTAGAATATTGGAATCTGGTCTTCATGGAGTTTAACCGTACAGCTGAAGGAGACCTTTTGTCCTTACCAAATAAGCATGTTGATACCGGAGCTGGGCTGGAGAGGTTAATTTCATTAATCTCTGGGACAAACACTGTATTTGAAGCAGATGTTTTGCGCATGCTGATAGGGAAAATCGAACAGTTAAGTGGGAAAACCTACTGTCCAGACTCTCCCCACGGAGCTGCTTTCCGAGTTATTGCAGATCATATTCGCTCGTTATCTTTCGCGATTGCGGATGGGCTACTTCCAGGAAATACAGAACGCGGATACGTTTTAAGGAAAATTTTAAGAAGGGCAGTAAACTATGGCCGACGCCTAGGGTTTCAGCAGCCTTTCTTAGCAGAGATTGTCCCCTCTTTAGCAGATGCAATGGGAGAAGCCTATCCAGAGCTACGTCTTTCCTTAACACAAATTCAAGAGGTACTCTCTAATGAAGAGGAGTGTTTCCTGAAAACTCTACATCGAGGGGGGAACCTTTTACAACAAGTGTTAAAAGCTTCTTCCTCTTCCTCTGTAATCTCTGGGGAAGATGCATTTAAATTAAAAGACACCTACGGCCTTCCTATAGATGAAATTTTTCTACTAGCGAAAGATTACAATTTTCAAGTGGACATGGAAACCTTTGCTCTCCTTGAACAAGAAGCTAAAGAACGCTCTAGAAAACACTCCGTAAAAACCCAAGAAGAGGTCAAAGTCGTTTACGAGCAGCTCCCTGAGCTTTCTGTGGAATTTATCGGTTATGATACGCTCTCTTGCGATACTTTTATTGAAGCGATTATTTCTCAAGACCAGATCGTCTCTTCCCTTCAAGAAGGAGAGGAAGGGATCTTAATATTAAAAACTACACCTTTCTATGCAGAAAAAGGCGGCCAGGTAGGAGATTCTGGCGAGATCTTTTCTCAGGAAGGATCTTTTATTGTTTCCCATACGACAACCCCCCAGGCTGGATTTATTGCCCATCATGGAAAAATGTCTCAAGGGAAGCTTTCACAGGCTGAGGCAGTGACTACACAAGTCAATTGTATCCGCAGAAAAAAAATCGCCAATAACCATACAGGGTGTCACCTATTACACCATGCCTTAGCTTCTGTATTGGGAAATCATATCCGCCAAGCGGGCTCTTATGTTGATGAAACAAAAATCCGCTTAGACTTTACCTATCCTAAAGCAATCGCTCCTGAAGATCTTGCTTCTATTGAGTCTTTAGTAAACGATCTTATCCGAGAAAACCATCCCGTACTTACACGAGAAACTCTGTATTCGGATGTTATGAACTCTAAAGAAATTAAGCAGTTCTTTGGGGATAAATATGGCGATACTGTCCGGGTAGTTTCTGCTGGAGTTTCTCACGAGCTATGTGGAGGAACGCATGCGCAAGCTACGGGAGATCTTGGCTATTTCCGCATAGTGAAAGAACATGCGATCGCTAC
This genomic stretch from Chlamydia pecorum E58 harbors:
- the efp gene encoding elongation factor P produces the protein MVRVSTSEFRVGLRVEIDGQPYLILQNEFVKPGKGQAFNRIKVKNFLTGRVIERTFKSGESIETADVRETSMRLLYTDQEGATFMDDESFEQETIFWDKLENVKNWLLEDTIYTLILYNGEVISVEPPIFMELSITETAPGVRGDTASGRVLKPAVTNTGAKIMVPIFIEEGEVVKVDTRNGSYESRVSK
- a CDS encoding AMP nucleosidase, which encodes MQIAQETLERYSGSEVSAFCQYLLLTNFSYYIQTFAEIHQVPISEGSMFSAAHAPQVNTSILNFKLGSPGAALTVDLCSFLPEVKAALMLGMCGGLRSHYQVGDYFVPIASIRGEGTSDAYFAPEVPALANFMVQRTTTEVLERNKANFHIGISHTTNIRFWEFNKEFRKKLYEAKVQSAEMECATLFSAGYRRNLPIGALLLISDLPLRKEGIKTKASSNFVLKTYTKDHILTGLQVIAELEKAPKNRSKHHRDLPHMELGEADDTMAKGSATSDADY
- the tkt gene encoding transketolase — translated: MFAKECNLELLEKIAGAIKQLSIEAIQKAASGHPGLPLGCAELAAYLYSYVLRHNPRDPQWINRDRFVLSAGHGSAMLYACLHLSGFNVSLEEIQQFRQLHSRTPGHPEYRETEGVEATTGPLGQGVGNAVGMALAGKMLAARFNRPEHEIFNSKVYCLAGDGCMMEGVSHEACSLAGSLCLDNLVVIYDYNDVVLDGNLREVSVEDTRKRFEAYNWEVKEIDGYDFPQMHEVFSEIQCNQERPVLIIAHTIIGHGSPKEGSSAAHGSPLGAEGVAQTKQFWCLSEEKFYVPPAVKAFFSQKGHEEKKAQEKWLDDFRVWSKQFPQLHEDFLALTTHKSSSDIEDLLRSISMPEYISGRAASNKIIQFLAQYLPYIIGGSADLSSSDGTWIRDAGVIQSHDFTGRNIKYGVREFGMGAIMNGFAYHKVFTPFGGTFLVFSDYMRNAIRLAALSKLPVIYHLTHDSIFLGEDGPTHQPIEQLMSLRAIPGLQVIRPADANEVKGAWQAALRFQGPTAIVLSRQNLPTLSYTDRHFKEGVGRGAYILKDTEGTPDYTLFATGSEVSLALSVMKELELLDKHVRVISFPCWEIFEEQDAAYKEKILGGDLGIRVSIEAGSALGWYKYIGSSGIAIAMDQFGVSAAPEDAAEACGFTTELILQRILSQ
- the alaS gene encoding alanine--tRNA ligase, which produces MLSNLLRSKFLNFYANRHHKIIPSSPVFPHQDPSILFTNAGMNQFKNIFLNKETVSYSRATTSQKCIRAGGKHNDLENVGHTSRHLTFFEMLGNFSFGDYFKADATTFAWEASLSVFNFAPEFIYATVHEKDDEAFALWERYLPTERIFRLTDKDNFWSMADTGPCGYCSELLFDRGPKFGSASSPLEDIEGERFLEYWNLVFMEFNRTAEGDLLSLPNKHVDTGAGLERLISLISGTNTVFEADVLRMLIGKIEQLSGKTYCPDSPHGAAFRVIADHIRSLSFAIADGLLPGNTERGYVLRKILRRAVNYGRRLGFQQPFLAEIVPSLADAMGEAYPELRLSLTQIQEVLSNEEECFLKTLHRGGNLLQQVLKASSSSSVISGEDAFKLKDTYGLPIDEIFLLAKDYNFQVDMETFALLEQEAKERSRKHSVKTQEEVKVVYEQLPELSVEFIGYDTLSCDTFIEAIISQDQIVSSLQEGEEGILILKTTPFYAEKGGQVGDSGEIFSQEGSFIVSHTTTPQAGFIAHHGKMSQGKLSQAEAVTTQVNCIRRKKIANNHTGCHLLHHALASVLGNHIRQAGSYVDETKIRLDFTYPKAIAPEDLASIESLVNDLIRENHPVLTRETLYSDVMNSKEIKQFFGDKYGDTVRVVSAGVSHELCGGTHAQATGDLGYFRIVKEHAIATGIRRIEAITGEEAEAASRQERKLLDEAALLLQAPKDQLLAKLTHALEQRKKQDKVISDLENKLISAQLDELINQRHSSHEISYLVYHLAEKEGHHLQQYANCFHQKLPQRSISLWITKKNRKYIVLSRISEDLAAQGFQAQELLKAILAPYGGRWGGAKLSAQGSASSLPATEELYQTLWQWISTQLT